The Prosthecobacter vanneervenii genome has a segment encoding these proteins:
- a CDS encoding alpha/beta hydrolase — translation MKPAACALLLMLTALPAQEPPGQPRKAWSPIVLQEDDKPAFPPPPSGWDVRRDGIPHGRLTMIEYDSKTVGTRRHMNVYTPPGYTPEKKLPVLYLLHGIGGDETEWQRFAQPEVLLDNLIADGKAVPMIVVMPNGRAQKDDHPKGDVFKHAPAFSVFEKDLLQDVIPAIEARYAVLADREHRALAGLSMGGGQSLNFGLGHPELFAWVGGFSSAPNTRKSADLMPDATAAKHLRLLWLSCGSRDGLIHISQDFHSWLKTQGVPHVWHVTDHAHDASEWKQVLYYFLQQLRFG, via the coding sequence ATGAAGCCCGCCGCCTGCGCCCTGCTGCTGATGCTGACGGCTCTGCCTGCGCAGGAGCCGCCCGGCCAGCCACGCAAGGCCTGGAGCCCCATCGTGCTGCAAGAGGATGACAAGCCCGCCTTCCCTCCGCCACCCAGCGGCTGGGATGTGCGGCGGGACGGCATCCCCCACGGCAGGCTGACGATGATCGAGTATGATTCGAAGACCGTGGGCACACGGCGGCACATGAATGTGTACACCCCGCCGGGGTACACGCCGGAGAAAAAGCTGCCCGTTCTCTATCTGCTGCACGGCATCGGTGGCGATGAGACCGAGTGGCAGCGCTTTGCCCAGCCGGAGGTGCTGCTGGACAACCTCATCGCTGATGGCAAAGCAGTGCCCATGATTGTGGTGATGCCCAATGGCCGCGCGCAGAAAGACGACCACCCCAAGGGCGATGTCTTCAAGCATGCGCCTGCGTTTTCTGTCTTTGAAAAGGATCTGCTGCAAGATGTGATCCCCGCCATCGAGGCACGCTACGCCGTGCTGGCCGACCGCGAGCACCGTGCTCTGGCGGGCCTCTCGATGGGTGGCGGCCAGTCGCTCAACTTTGGTCTTGGCCATCCCGAACTCTTCGCCTGGGTGGGCGGTTTTTCCTCCGCTCCCAACACGCGTAAATCAGCCGACCTCATGCCAGATGCCACCGCGGCAAAACACCTGCGCCTCCTCTGGCTCTCCTGCGGCAGCAGGGACGGCCTCATCCACATCAGCCAGGATTTTCACTCATGGCTGAAGACCCAAGGCGTGCCCCATGTGTGGCACGTGACCGACCACGCCCATGATGCCTCGGAGTGGAAGCAGGTGCTGTATTACTTCCTGCAGCAGTTGAGGTTCGGGTAA
- the ilvD gene encoding dihydroxy-acid dehydratase, translating into MAISDTIKRGTLRAPHRSLLRATGAIQSESDWDKPFIAVANSFVQIIPGHAHLDIVGRKVRAAIRAAGGVPFEFNTIGVDDGIAMGHGGMNYSLASREIIADSIETMLRAHCFDGVVCIPNCDKIVPGMMMGAARVNIPAIFVSGGPMAAGRNPLTGQALDLASVFEAVGRHSKNAISEAELGEIERSACPTCGSCSGMFTANSMNCLCEALGWALPGNGSILAVDPQRDALFEAAGRAIVDLVARNIRPSDILTRAAFENALVLDMAMGGSSNTILHTLAIAREAGVDLRLEDINAISDRVPQLCKVAPSGLHHMEDIDRAGGISAILRTLSTRPGLLHLDAITVTGRTLGETIAHAKVRDADVIRPLDNAYSQRGGLAILFGNLAPKGAVVKAAGVAPAMMTFSGPAVIFESEESARIGILVGQVKAGDVVVIRYEGPRGGPGMQEMLAPTAALAGRGLAESVALITDGRFSGATRGGAIGHVSPEAAAGGPIALIEPGDIVEIDIPQRRLSLRVDEAVLRRRASQWKPRPHTDLGRGYLARYASMVSSADEGAVLKV; encoded by the coding sequence ATGGCCATCAGCGACACCATCAAACGCGGCACCCTCCGTGCCCCCCACCGCAGTCTCCTCCGCGCCACCGGCGCCATCCAGTCTGAGAGCGACTGGGACAAGCCCTTCATCGCCGTGGCGAACTCCTTTGTGCAGATCATCCCCGGCCATGCGCATTTGGACATCGTGGGCCGCAAGGTTCGCGCCGCGATCCGTGCCGCAGGCGGTGTGCCCTTTGAGTTTAACACCATCGGCGTGGACGACGGCATCGCCATGGGGCACGGCGGCATGAACTACTCCCTGGCCTCGCGCGAGATCATCGCTGACTCCATCGAGACCATGCTGCGCGCGCACTGCTTTGACGGCGTGGTCTGCATCCCGAACTGCGACAAAATCGTGCCCGGTATGATGATGGGCGCGGCGCGGGTGAACATCCCCGCCATCTTTGTCTCCGGTGGTCCGATGGCGGCTGGGCGCAACCCGCTCACTGGCCAGGCGCTGGACCTTGCCTCCGTTTTTGAGGCGGTGGGCAGGCATTCCAAAAACGCCATCTCTGAGGCGGAGCTGGGAGAGATCGAGCGCAGCGCCTGCCCCACCTGCGGCTCATGCTCCGGCATGTTTACCGCCAATTCCATGAACTGCCTCTGCGAGGCGCTGGGCTGGGCGCTGCCGGGAAACGGCTCCATCCTGGCTGTCGATCCGCAGCGCGATGCCCTCTTTGAAGCCGCAGGCCGCGCCATCGTCGATCTCGTGGCACGCAACATCCGCCCGTCCGACATCCTCACGCGTGCTGCGTTTGAAAACGCGCTGGTGCTGGACATGGCCATGGGCGGCTCGTCCAACACTATTCTGCACACGCTTGCCATCGCTCGCGAGGCCGGGGTGGATCTTCGCCTGGAGGACATCAATGCCATCTCCGACCGCGTGCCGCAGCTCTGCAAAGTCGCGCCTTCGGGCCTGCACCACATGGAGGACATCGACCGCGCAGGCGGCATCTCCGCCATCCTGCGCACGCTGAGCACTCGCCCCGGCCTGCTGCATCTGGATGCCATCACCGTCACCGGCCGCACGCTTGGCGAGACCATCGCCCATGCGAAAGTGCGCGATGCCGATGTCATCCGCCCGCTGGACAATGCCTACTCGCAGCGTGGCGGGCTGGCCATTCTCTTTGGCAATCTGGCTCCCAAGGGGGCTGTGGTGAAAGCTGCTGGTGTCGCACCCGCCATGATGACCTTCAGCGGCCCCGCTGTGATCTTTGAATCCGAAGAATCCGCCCGTATCGGCATCCTCGTCGGTCAGGTGAAAGCGGGCGATGTCGTCGTTATTCGCTACGAGGGGCCTCGCGGCGGTCCCGGCATGCAGGAGATGCTGGCTCCCACCGCCGCGCTCGCTGGGCGTGGTCTGGCGGAATCCGTGGCGCTCATCACCGACGGTCGTTTCTCCGGTGCCACACGTGGCGGAGCCATCGGCCACGTCTCACCGGAGGCCGCAGCAGGCGGCCCCATCGCATTGATTGAGCCCGGAGACATCGTGGAGATCGACATCCCCCAACGCCGTCTTTCGCTGCGTGTGGATGAAGCCGTGCTGCGGCGGCGCGCCAGCCAGTGGAAACCACGCCCGCACACCGACCTCGGCCGCGGCTACCTGGCCCGCTACGCCAGCATGGTCTCCAGCGCGGATGAGGGGGCGGTGCTGAAGGTGTAG
- a CDS encoding LysR substrate-binding domain-containing protein has product MDFSLRELECFTAVAEELSFTRAAQRLHLAQPPLSRHIRALEQRLGTVLFDRSGRRVALTAAGAVFYEETRSVMPQLIRAGETTRRFASGQTERLRLGFVSAVLSPELVEVLRLFREKHPQVQLLVQDLPPAEQLAALRHGTLDGGFIGLPPEERTPGIELLPWRQEALAAFVPFGHPLAKRQRMDLRALAGEALVAVSSEAAPAFAAYLRRVCGSAGFRPRIVLESPRAQAVAVMVAAGAGIALLPASLRRVVDGAAAVVPIRDAPKISHVFAHAAGAVSPAMRRFMKLLSK; this is encoded by the coding sequence ATGGACTTCTCTTTGCGCGAACTGGAGTGCTTCACCGCCGTGGCGGAGGAGCTGTCATTCACCCGTGCGGCACAGCGCCTGCATCTGGCGCAGCCACCGCTCTCCCGGCACATCCGCGCGCTGGAGCAGCGGTTGGGCACGGTGTTGTTTGACCGCAGCGGGCGGCGGGTGGCGCTGACGGCGGCAGGTGCGGTGTTTTATGAGGAAACGCGCAGCGTCATGCCGCAGCTCATCCGCGCCGGGGAGACGACGCGGCGCTTTGCCTCAGGGCAGACAGAGCGGCTGCGTCTTGGGTTTGTCAGCGCCGTGCTGAGCCCGGAGCTGGTGGAGGTGCTGCGCCTGTTTCGGGAGAAACATCCGCAGGTCCAGCTCCTGGTGCAGGACCTGCCGCCTGCGGAGCAGCTGGCGGCGCTGCGTCACGGCACGCTGGATGGCGGTTTCATCGGCCTGCCGCCGGAGGAGCGCACGCCGGGCATCGAACTGCTGCCATGGCGGCAGGAGGCGCTGGCTGCATTTGTGCCCTTTGGTCATCCGCTGGCAAAGCGGCAGCGCATGGACCTGCGCGCACTGGCAGGCGAGGCGCTGGTGGCGGTGTCCAGCGAGGCCGCGCCCGCCTTTGCCGCCTATCTGCGCCGGGTGTGTGGCAGCGCGGGCTTCCGCCCGCGCATCGTGCTGGAGTCTCCACGCGCCCAGGCAGTGGCTGTCATGGTGGCTGCAGGCGCAGGCATCGCCCTGCTGCCAGCCTCCCTGCGCCGTGTGGTGGATGGCGCAGCAGCGGTGGTGCCCATCCGCGATGCGCCAAAGATCTCGCACGTCTTTGCCCATGCCGCAGGCGCGGTGTCTCCGGCCATGCGTCGCTTCATGAAGCTGCTGAGCAAGTAG
- a CDS encoding DUF1501 domain-containing protein: MPFHTSAHSQRCAGPMSRRSFLSMGTLGLTGWSLADTLRAETIAKAAGKRLKDKSVIFVWLPGGMSQLESYDMKPNAPVEYRGVLNPIRTNVPGTHICELFPRQAKIADKFNIIRSVHHEFADHGGGHKRFMTGRNPALPVGFVNDAPSVQSIITRKLQRAGQAMPTCVAGVDRGRSGIDVFSMGAAYLGPSASPFMVVGDPSAKDFKVENIGLTPDMEARIDDRIHLLKGMDNLKREMDRSGLMDAMDSFSQRAVGMLTTPAVRDAFDLSKESTQTRERYGYSTYGQRGLMARRLVEAGCRFVTMVWENPFSTPIPKNCTYNWDSHAVNCDMYADARWRMPVYDQAASALIEDIHQRGLDKDVLVIITGEFGRTPKINTQIGTQTGVSQPGRDHWPNAMSFIVSGGGMQTGQVIGATNPRAEYPIERPLSPNDLWATVYQHLGIDPEDTFDDFQGRPMPILPFGDPIKELMPLA, translated from the coding sequence ATGCCCTTCCACACCTCAGCCCACTCGCAGCGCTGCGCAGGCCCCATGTCGCGCCGCAGTTTTCTCAGCATGGGCACGCTGGGGCTCACGGGCTGGAGCCTGGCTGACACGCTGCGCGCAGAAACAATCGCCAAGGCTGCCGGGAAGAGGCTGAAGGACAAGTCAGTCATCTTTGTGTGGCTGCCGGGCGGCATGTCGCAGCTGGAGAGCTATGACATGAAGCCGAATGCGCCGGTGGAGTATCGCGGGGTGCTCAATCCCATCCGCACCAATGTGCCCGGCACGCACATCTGCGAGCTGTTTCCACGGCAGGCCAAAATCGCGGACAAGTTCAACATCATCCGCAGCGTGCATCATGAGTTCGCGGATCACGGCGGCGGGCACAAGCGCTTCATGACAGGGCGCAATCCCGCGCTGCCGGTGGGTTTTGTGAATGATGCGCCCTCCGTGCAGTCTATCATCACGCGCAAGCTCCAGCGCGCCGGGCAGGCGATGCCCACCTGTGTGGCGGGTGTGGATCGCGGGCGCAGCGGGATCGATGTCTTCTCCATGGGCGCGGCCTATCTCGGCCCCTCGGCTTCTCCCTTCATGGTGGTGGGAGATCCCAGCGCCAAGGACTTCAAGGTGGAAAACATCGGGCTGACTCCAGACATGGAGGCGCGCATCGACGACCGCATTCATCTGCTGAAGGGCATGGACAATCTCAAGCGCGAGATGGACCGCAGCGGCCTCATGGATGCGATGGACAGCTTCAGCCAGCGTGCCGTGGGCATGCTGACCACGCCTGCGGTGCGTGATGCGTTTGACCTTTCGAAGGAGTCCACTCAAACCCGCGAGCGTTACGGCTACAGCACCTACGGCCAGCGCGGCCTCATGGCGCGCAGGCTGGTGGAGGCTGGCTGCCGCTTTGTGACGATGGTGTGGGAAAATCCCTTCTCCACGCCCATCCCGAAAAACTGCACCTACAACTGGGACAGCCACGCCGTGAACTGCGACATGTATGCGGATGCACGCTGGCGCATGCCGGTGTATGATCAGGCAGCCTCCGCGCTGATCGAGGACATCCACCAGCGCGGGCTGGACAAGGATGTGCTCGTCATCATCACGGGCGAGTTTGGCCGCACACCCAAGATCAACACACAGATCGGCACACAGACAGGCGTGAGCCAGCCCGGCCGCGACCACTGGCCGAATGCGATGTCCTTCATCGTCAGCGGCGGCGGCATGCAGACGGGCCAGGTCATCGGTGCCACGAATCCGCGTGCGGAATACCCCATCGAGCGCCCGCTGAGCCCGAACGATCTCTGGGCCACGGTGTATCAGCACCTGGGCATCGATCCGGAAGACACCTTCGATGATTTCCAGGGCCGCCCGATGCCAATCCTGCCGTTTGGAGATCCCATCAAGGAGCTGATGCCGCTGGCATAA
- a CDS encoding NfeD family protein yields the protein MHYRRSSLSLLLLPSFILSLIAIAGSGLAESPSAPSLKGQMVRVVVTDSDIEDLRRWRELRLWMDEAIQQGAAGLLLDINVSQSQAQAALPLAEEVARLKIKTQVYVNTAAIGGGALLALACDDIWMAPGSRIGAAPPKVPSDDSLSPKAQDTLLAESLAVLKAGARSLCKLKGHRPEIAEAFVDRERGLMLGTTMLAQKGELLLLDADAAVQSIEGRPLLARAIVPDVEALIKAAAPNAKSITLNVTWYDKQKQHAAAAAAESKSTAPAEKKPAQPSKAAAFSSRQSYKGRVVVIPVGQDDLLLPARFEFMKRTLARCNQDGAEAVIFNLDTPGGLAWDTTSLMMQDLQGLKARSFAFVNTRAISAGAMIAMATDTIYMAPASAIGASTPVSGDGTALPQAERAKQNSAFMGMARTVVREKGHDVRIIEGMTDMNRGLVINGQVIVPKGEIVTLDSAQATMLIDGKPLLAKGIIKSIDELKRIESLKGELITAEPTGFESIAIWVTRYAAILILIGLAGGYLEMQSPGFGLPGFVSVAAFALFFFGHYVAGSLAGQETMVVAAVFIVGIVLIGVELLAAPGTILPGIFGFLCVMIALVYAMSGWEMVPSSGGDAGSFHLAAYATGFRHFALGVTGAAIIITLLCLWLPDLRPFRSLILQTSAGGTLNDAPAMQAAARARAGDTGTARSALRPYGTIDIGGRLIEAMAEGDYLQSGTAVRVREVRGEKIIVEPA from the coding sequence ATGCACTACCGCCGTTCATCACTGTCGCTGTTGCTGCTTCCGAGCTTCATCCTTTCGCTGATTGCCATTGCGGGTAGCGGCTTGGCGGAGTCTCCGTCTGCACCCTCCCTCAAAGGTCAGATGGTGCGGGTGGTGGTGACGGATTCGGACATCGAGGATCTGCGCCGCTGGCGTGAGCTGCGGCTGTGGATGGATGAAGCCATCCAGCAAGGCGCGGCGGGGCTGCTGCTGGACATCAACGTCTCTCAGAGCCAGGCCCAGGCGGCGCTGCCGCTGGCGGAGGAGGTGGCGCGGCTGAAGATTAAAACGCAGGTCTATGTAAACACCGCTGCCATCGGAGGCGGTGCACTGCTCGCGCTGGCCTGCGATGACATCTGGATGGCCCCCGGCTCACGCATCGGCGCGGCACCGCCGAAGGTGCCCTCTGATGACTCGCTCTCTCCAAAAGCCCAGGACACACTGCTGGCCGAATCTCTGGCCGTGCTGAAAGCCGGAGCGCGCAGCCTCTGCAAGCTCAAGGGCCACCGTCCGGAGATCGCCGAGGCCTTTGTGGATCGCGAAAGAGGGCTCATGCTCGGCACCACCATGCTGGCGCAGAAGGGCGAGCTCCTGCTGCTGGATGCCGATGCCGCCGTGCAATCCATCGAAGGCAGGCCGCTGCTGGCGCGTGCCATCGTGCCGGATGTGGAGGCGCTCATCAAGGCCGCAGCACCCAATGCCAAATCCATCACGCTCAATGTCACTTGGTATGACAAGCAGAAGCAGCATGCAGCCGCTGCTGCGGCAGAGAGCAAGAGCACGGCTCCTGCTGAGAAAAAGCCTGCACAACCCAGCAAGGCGGCCGCCTTTTCCAGCCGCCAAAGCTACAAGGGCAGGGTGGTCGTCATTCCTGTGGGACAGGATGACCTGCTGCTGCCGGCGCGTTTTGAATTCATGAAGCGCACGCTGGCCCGCTGCAATCAGGATGGAGCCGAGGCGGTGATCTTCAATTTGGATACTCCCGGTGGTCTGGCCTGGGATACCACCAGCCTGATGATGCAAGACCTGCAGGGGCTCAAGGCGCGCAGTTTCGCCTTTGTGAACACGCGCGCCATCTCCGCCGGAGCCATGATCGCCATGGCCACGGACACCATCTACATGGCCCCGGCCAGCGCCATCGGCGCCAGCACGCCTGTCTCAGGAGACGGCACGGCTCTCCCTCAGGCCGAACGCGCCAAGCAAAACTCCGCCTTCATGGGCATGGCACGAACGGTGGTGCGCGAGAAAGGACACGACGTGCGCATCATCGAAGGCATGACGGACATGAACCGCGGCCTCGTCATCAACGGCCAGGTCATCGTGCCCAAGGGCGAGATCGTCACGCTGGACTCTGCACAGGCCACCATGCTCATCGATGGCAAGCCGCTGCTCGCCAAAGGGATCATCAAAAGCATCGACGAACTCAAGCGCATCGAATCTCTCAAAGGCGAGCTCATCACCGCCGAGCCCACCGGCTTTGAGAGCATCGCCATCTGGGTCACTCGCTACGCCGCCATCCTCATCCTCATCGGCCTCGCGGGCGGGTATCTGGAGATGCAGTCTCCCGGTTTTGGCCTGCCCGGCTTTGTTTCCGTGGCAGCCTTTGCGCTGTTCTTCTTCGGGCACTACGTGGCAGGCAGTCTGGCGGGACAGGAGACGATGGTGGTGGCGGCTGTGTTCATCGTCGGCATCGTCCTCATCGGGGTGGAACTGCTGGCCGCGCCGGGCACCATCCTGCCGGGCATCTTTGGCTTTCTGTGCGTCATGATCGCTCTCGTGTATGCCATGTCAGGCTGGGAAATGGTGCCCTCCAGCGGTGGCGATGCAGGCAGCTTCCATCTGGCCGCCTATGCCACGGGCTTCCGCCACTTTGCGCTGGGCGTCACGGGCGCGGCCATCATCATCACGCTGCTGTGCCTCTGGCTGCCGGATCTGCGGCCCTTCCGCTCGCTCATTCTGCAGACCTCCGCAGGTGGCACGCTCAATGACGCGCCTGCCATGCAGGCTGCTGCACGTGCCAGGGCAGGGGACACCGGCACCGCCCGCAGCGCCTTGCGCCCGTATGGCACCATCGACATCGGCGGACGGCTCATCGAGGCCATGGCCGAGGGCGACTACCTGCAAAGCGGCACCGCCGTGCGCGTGCGCGAGGTGCGCGGGGAGAAGATCATCGTGGAGCCTGCGTGA
- a CDS encoding GlsB/YeaQ/YmgE family stress response membrane protein, giving the protein MSLQGLLIWSALGLVAGILAKFIMPGRQGINPITTILLGIVGSIIGGKVGHLIGWGVAGEFSIKGIITAVGGALIFMYVWRFLFGKKG; this is encoded by the coding sequence ATGTCACTCCAAGGACTTCTCATCTGGTCGGCGCTCGGATTGGTAGCAGGCATTCTCGCCAAATTCATCATGCCCGGCAGGCAGGGCATCAACCCCATCACCACCATTCTGCTCGGCATCGTGGGCAGCATCATCGGCGGCAAAGTGGGGCACCTCATCGGCTGGGGCGTGGCCGGGGAGTTCAGCATCAAAGGCATCATCACCGCCGTGGGTGGCGCGCTGATCTTCATGTATGTCTGGCGCTTTCTGTTTGGGAAGAAGGGGTGA
- a CDS encoding rhodanese-like domain-containing protein, with translation MFAAIRQALFLLLLASAAAWATHVWHPRAPALHLVQEPLRDDEVSMAMIQSRWQGRVLWIDARYQEQYDEGHIPGAVLLNEQHFDQQLFGLLDTLQTNTLPIIVYCNAAKCDASRHILERLKQTLPVEKGFVLKGGWNAWKQAAK, from the coding sequence ATGTTTGCCGCCATCCGTCAGGCTCTCTTCCTGCTCCTCCTCGCCTCTGCTGCGGCGTGGGCTACTCATGTGTGGCATCCGCGCGCACCGGCGCTCCATCTGGTGCAGGAACCGCTGCGGGATGATGAGGTGTCCATGGCCATGATCCAGAGCCGCTGGCAGGGCCGCGTGCTGTGGATCGACGCCCGCTATCAGGAGCAGTATGACGAAGGGCACATACCCGGCGCGGTGCTCCTCAACGAACAGCACTTTGACCAGCAGCTCTTTGGCCTGCTGGACACGCTGCAGACCAACACACTGCCGATCATTGTCTATTGCAACGCCGCCAAGTGCGATGCCAGCCGCCACATCCTCGAGCGCCTGAAGCAGACGCTGCCGGTGGAGAAGGGCTTTGTCCTCAAGGGTGGGTGGAATGCCTGGAAGCAGGCTGCAAAATGA
- a CDS encoding DUF1573 domain-containing protein translates to MKASCLSLLLLALAATVHAELKLDVPAIELKPKPEDEEVETTFKFRNTGDKPVKILGMESACSCLSAELDKAEYQPGEVGTGRASFKVSTFVGRHEKFVTVNTDNPKQPDWQVNFILDVPAVVDIKPKNLQWFIGDEPTKKACLVQFTGDTPTKILKITPTRENVEFDWKEIKEGREYLINVKPKTTKDVTMGALKIETNSPIAKYRYQLAFFSITRKPEPPPAATAAAQPKADK, encoded by the coding sequence ATGAAAGCCAGCTGCCTCTCCCTCCTCCTGCTAGCCCTCGCCGCCACCGTGCATGCGGAGCTGAAGCTGGACGTGCCCGCCATCGAGCTCAAACCCAAGCCCGAGGACGAGGAGGTGGAGACCACCTTCAAGTTTCGCAACACCGGGGACAAGCCGGTCAAGATCCTCGGCATGGAGAGCGCCTGCAGCTGCCTGAGCGCCGAGCTAGACAAGGCCGAGTACCAGCCCGGAGAGGTGGGCACCGGCCGCGCCTCCTTCAAGGTCTCCACCTTTGTGGGCAGGCATGAAAAATTTGTCACCGTCAACACCGACAACCCTAAGCAGCCCGACTGGCAGGTGAACTTCATCCTCGACGTGCCGGCCGTGGTGGACATCAAGCCCAAGAACCTGCAGTGGTTCATCGGCGACGAGCCCACCAAGAAGGCCTGCCTCGTGCAGTTTACCGGAGACACACCCACCAAGATCCTCAAGATCACCCCCACGCGCGAGAACGTGGAGTTTGACTGGAAGGAGATCAAAGAAGGCCGGGAGTACCTCATCAACGTGAAGCCCAAGACCACGAAGGATGTGACCATGGGCGCGCTGAAGATTGAAACAAACAGCCCCATCGCCAAATACCGCTATCAGCTCGCGTTCTTCAGCATCACCCGCAAGCCCGAGCCTCCGCCTGCCGCCACCGCCGCCGCGCAGCCGAAGGCCGACAAGTAA
- a CDS encoding type II toxin-antitoxin system Phd/YefM family antitoxin: MITLTPTSARSNLSRLLRRALKGDDIGIVVDGKIVALRPMQVESTDYAAREYGATGDDLAVFAKKVHGKIEKERKAGKLARYTGDIEALVAGKSHL; the protein is encoded by the coding sequence ATGATCACGCTGACTCCCACGAGCGCTCGTTCCAATTTGTCCCGGCTGCTGCGCCGTGCGCTCAAGGGCGACGACATTGGCATCGTGGTCGATGGAAAGATCGTGGCGCTGAGGCCCATGCAGGTGGAGTCCACCGACTATGCTGCGCGCGAGTATGGAGCCACGGGGGATGATCTCGCCGTCTTTGCTAAAAAAGTTCATGGCAAAATCGAAAAAGAACGGAAAGCCGGAAAGCTCGCCAGATACACCGGAGACATCGAAGCCCTCGTTGCAGGCAAGAGTCACCTATGA
- a CDS encoding sugar phosphate isomerase/epimerase family protein, with product MRFAICNETYQNWSFEKMCEDAAAAGYHAIELAPFTLKEDPRELTVEEALALCAKAKSFGLEILGLHWLLTKPSWFHITTPDALQRKETAKFGRHLAQFCGATGGRIMVWGSPKARNVLPEWNYEDAFKRAADCVREVAEECGKYGVVIAMEPLGRKETNFLNTAEETIRLCKLVDHPSCKLHLDVKAMSDESKSIPDIIRDSKEWTVHFHTNDPNLRGPGQGEVKYEPIIAALRETNYNGYLSVEVFDYTPDAPTIARQSIQYLKQVMGV from the coding sequence ATGCGATTCGCGATCTGCAACGAGACCTACCAGAACTGGAGCTTTGAAAAAATGTGCGAGGACGCCGCCGCGGCGGGCTACCACGCGATCGAGCTGGCCCCCTTCACGCTGAAAGAGGACCCGCGTGAACTGACGGTGGAGGAGGCTCTGGCGCTCTGCGCCAAGGCCAAGTCCTTCGGCCTCGAAATCCTGGGCCTGCACTGGCTGCTGACCAAGCCCTCGTGGTTTCACATCACCACGCCGGATGCGCTGCAGCGCAAGGAGACGGCCAAGTTTGGCCGTCATCTGGCCCAGTTCTGCGGCGCCACGGGCGGCCGCATCATGGTCTGGGGCAGCCCCAAGGCGCGCAATGTGCTGCCAGAGTGGAACTACGAGGACGCCTTCAAGCGCGCCGCCGACTGCGTGCGCGAGGTGGCCGAAGAATGCGGCAAGTACGGCGTGGTGATCGCCATGGAGCCGCTGGGCCGCAAGGAAACCAACTTCCTGAACACCGCCGAGGAAACCATCCGCCTCTGCAAGCTGGTGGACCACCCCTCCTGCAAGCTGCACCTGGACGTGAAGGCGATGAGCGATGAGAGCAAATCCATCCCCGACATCATCCGCGACAGCAAGGAGTGGACGGTGCACTTCCACACCAACGACCCCAACCTCCGCGGCCCCGGCCAGGGCGAGGTGAAGTATGAGCCCATCATCGCCGCGCTGCGCGAGACGAACTACAACGGCTACCTGAGCGTGGAGGTCTTTGACTACACGCCCGATGCCCCCACCATCGCACGCCAGAGCATCCAGTACCTGAAGCAGGTGATGGGTGTGTGA
- a CDS encoding EF-hand domain-containing protein, producing MKLKKTFLCGFSLLSLACLSIAQDAPKGPPPDGAPPPPPEGGAPGRPPGGPGGQQGGPGGGDPGARIAEFIKRADTNGDGKISKEEFEALGKKESEERFGRMDANKDGVVDQEEIGKMMQMMRQGGPGGQGMRRPEGGPPGGPGGPPGENGGGFRRPPGAEGGSPGAAGQPQGGPPQGGPGMRPEGEGQGGRRGGMGGMFDPKEAFKRMDTDANGTLTEEEYAKGVEKMREMFRGRGGQGGPGGPGGMRPAEGGPGGPGGPPQGGNGGFRRPPVEGDAPAPDKPKE from the coding sequence ATGAAACTCAAAAAAACATTCCTCTGCGGGTTCAGTCTTCTGAGCCTTGCCTGCCTCTCCATCGCGCAGGATGCGCCCAAAGGCCCGCCGCCTGACGGTGCTCCTCCGCCTCCTCCGGAAGGCGGTGCTCCCGGACGTCCTCCGGGTGGACCTGGCGGCCAGCAAGGAGGCCCTGGTGGTGGAGACCCCGGCGCACGCATTGCTGAATTCATCAAGCGCGCCGACACCAACGGCGACGGCAAGATCAGCAAGGAAGAATTTGAAGCTCTCGGCAAAAAGGAAAGCGAAGAACGCTTTGGCCGCATGGACGCCAACAAAGACGGCGTCGTGGATCAGGAAGAGATCGGCAAGATGATGCAGATGATGCGCCAGGGCGGCCCCGGCGGTCAGGGCATGCGTCGTCCGGAAGGCGGCCCACCCGGCGGCCCAGGAGGACCTCCTGGAGAAAACGGTGGCGGCTTCCGTCGCCCCCCAGGTGCTGAAGGCGGCTCTCCCGGTGCGGCTGGTCAGCCGCAGGGCGGACCTCCGCAGGGTGGCCCAGGCATGCGCCCTGAGGGCGAAGGCCAGGGCGGACGCCGTGGCGGCATGGGTGGAATGTTTGACCCGAAGGAAGCATTCAAGCGCATGGACACTGACGCCAACGGCACTCTGACCGAAGAAGAGTATGCCAAGGGCGTGGAAAAGATGCGCGAGATGTTCCGCGGACGCGGTGGTCAGGGTGGCCCTGGTGGCCCTGGCGGCATGCGCCCCGCTGAAGGCGGTCCCGGAGGCCCCGGCGGTCCTCCTCAGGGTGGCAATGGCGGCTTCCGCCGTCCGCCCGTGGAAGGCGACGCCCCGGCTCCTGACAAGCCCAAGGAGTAA